The Thermoplasmata archaeon genome window below encodes:
- a CDS encoding Holliday junction resolvase translates to MEGTRQYECKTTLLATVRAEESVRRYASAYERELKDLLQGDPRAVRAYAKGLEPSDRTEFERIIDEPFLVIRAAGSLGLDLIALRREFAFPLEVKSSAEDTIYFTAAGGRGLVQLEGHRKAVARVGLTVLYAYRRVGYRDPDPWRMYIGTKAPIRGILNLVCRRLPTLDTTREGNAIIHWEQGMPLSRFLSTVRFLTETPSAETTT, encoded by the coding sequence GTGGAGGGCACGAGGCAGTACGAGTGCAAGACCACCTTATTAGCTACCGTTCGAGCTGAGGAGTCCGTGCGTCGGTACGCATCGGCCTACGAGCGCGAGCTCAAAGACCTCCTCCAGGGGGACCCCCGTGCCGTGCGCGCCTACGCGAAGGGGCTCGAACCGAGCGATCGCACCGAGTTCGAACGGATCATCGACGAGCCGTTCCTCGTGATCCGCGCCGCCGGCTCCCTCGGGCTGGACCTGATCGCACTGCGCCGGGAGTTCGCGTTCCCGCTCGAGGTCAAATCCTCCGCGGAGGATACGATCTACTTCACCGCCGCGGGGGGCCGGGGACTCGTTCAGCTCGAGGGCCACCGCAAGGCGGTCGCGCGGGTGGGGCTCACGGTGCTGTACGCGTACCGTAGGGTGGGCTACCGCGATCCCGATCCCTGGCGGATGTACATCGGAACGAAGGCACCGATCCGAGGGATCCTGAACCTGGTCTGCCGCCGGCTCCCCACGCTCGATACCACCCGAGAGGGCAATGCGATCATCCACTGGGAGCAGGGTATGCCGCTCTCCCGATTCCTCTCCACGGTGAGGTTCCTCACGGAGACGCCGAGCGCGGAGACGACGACATGA